The following coding sequences lie in one Miscanthus floridulus cultivar M001 chromosome 9, ASM1932011v1, whole genome shotgun sequence genomic window:
- the LOC136479062 gene encoding uncharacterized protein yields the protein MGQEEATSSSKATTLTCDERKKMKGKKVESSSSSSSSSEDEEEDEDEDDDEESSDDDQVSTSSNSSMDDEETIKLIQGVKRMIRKLNVKGVPIQIKDCIFTNQRREQRKKGCYGCGKRGHFVEDCPTNKPTPKDKKMVRKAKRQSLTSIKTWDDSSSEDEAQHKRHGRKQSSSSTSRVCLMAQGNESSSSSDSDSDDELPSYDQLVQDNLKYAKACTSQQKKINELKAKVDSSQQAYKVLLEQYETFANLNVELSTRIEQLEASASTNECRINDEHLVRKNEKLKES from the coding sequence atgggtcaagaagaagccactTCATCAAGCAAAGCCACCACTCTCACATGTGACGAGcgaaagaagatgaagggcaaaaaagttgagtcaagctcaagctcaagctcctcaagtgaagatgaagaagaagatgaggatgaggatgatgatgaagaatcaagtgatgatgatcaagtctcCACCTCCTCCAACTCCTCAATGGATGATGAAGAAACAATTAAGCTCATACAAGGAGTGAAGAGGATGATCCgcaagctcaatgtcaagggtgtgcccatccaaattaaaGATTGcatcttcactaatcaaagaagagagcaaagaaagaaaggatgctatggatgtggcaaAAGAGGGCACTTTGTAGAAGATTGTCCAActaacaagcccacacccaaggacaAGAAGATGGTAAGAAAAGCAAAGCGCCAATCCCTCACTTCAATCAAGACTTGGGATgattcatcaagtgaagatgaggcCCAACACAAGAGGCATGGCCGCAAGCAatcatcatcaagcacttcacgtgtgtgccttatggcacaaggtaatgaAAGTTCTAGCtcaagtgatagtgatagtgatgatgagctaccttcttatgatcaACTTGTGCAAGataatcttaaatatgctaaggcttgcactagccaacaaaagaaaatAAATGAATTAAAAGCAAAggtagatagctcacaacaagcttataaagttttgcttgaacaatatgaaacttttgcaaaTCTTAATGTTGAGCTATCCACCAGAATTGAGCAATTAGAGGCTAGTGCAAGCACAAATGAATGCAGAATCAATGATGAGCATCTAGTaaggaaaaatgaaaaattaaaagaaagttAG
- the LOC136479063 gene encoding uncharacterized mitochondrial protein AtMg00810-like, translated as MVAHFRMSDLGALSYYIGIEVKQGKEALTLDATLYRSIVGGLSYLVHMRLDIVFTVGYVSHFMEDPQEDHWAMVKRLLRYIKGMVDQVIVFPKTNGSGLRLTVFSDADMAGDING; from the exons atggtggctcattttcgaatgagcgatcttggcgcgctctcctactacatcggcatcgaggtgaagcaggggaaggaggcgctcacacTCG atgcaacactctaccggagcatcgtcggcggtctaagctacctagtccacatgaggctgGACATTGTGTTCACCGTGGGCTATGTCAGccacttcatggaggatccccaagaggatcactgggccatggtgaagcggctgctgcgctacATCAAAGGGATGGTGGATCAGGTGATCGTCTTCCCTAAGACCAATGGAAGTGGGCTGCGgctcactgtgttcagtgatgcagacatggcgggggacatcaatGGATGA